Proteins encoded by one window of Calderihabitans maritimus:
- a CDS encoding LacI family DNA-binding transcriptional regulator encodes MTVTIKDIAKRAGVSYSTVSRALNNRPEVNEKTRREIQKLAEEMGYRPNAIARGLVTQKTGTLGLVIPDITNPFFPEVARGAEEEADRRGYNVFLCNTAWDLEKEQRYLEALVSKRVDGIILSSASEDSEYVARLARSGPPLILINRVLKQVNTNYVVIDNIRGAYMVVEHLLDLGHRRIAYIGGPEKLEPSRERFEGYRLALAARGVDIDPLLVRYGKFKKEDGYRNACVLLEDPALRPTAIFAANDILALGVIQAARDLGLQVPEQLSVVGFDDIPFVSYGEIRLTTVAQPKYAMGEMAAKILLDEIQNASKQQKKHVVLQPELVIRNSSGPPLQ; translated from the coding sequence GTGACGGTAACCATCAAGGACATTGCGAAAAGAGCTGGTGTGTCCTATTCTACCGTCTCCCGCGCGCTGAATAACCGGCCGGAGGTTAATGAAAAAACTCGACGGGAGATTCAGAAGTTGGCTGAGGAAATGGGATACAGGCCCAACGCCATTGCTAGAGGGCTCGTAACTCAAAAGACTGGAACCCTGGGTCTGGTGATACCTGATATAACCAACCCCTTTTTCCCCGAAGTGGCCCGGGGTGCCGAAGAAGAAGCAGACAGGCGCGGATATAATGTTTTTCTTTGTAATACTGCCTGGGACTTGGAAAAGGAACAACGTTATCTAGAGGCTCTGGTAAGTAAGCGTGTGGATGGTATCATCCTTTCCTCGGCCAGTGAAGACAGCGAGTATGTAGCTAGGTTGGCCCGAAGCGGGCCTCCCCTGATACTAATCAACCGGGTATTGAAGCAGGTGAATACCAACTACGTGGTAATTGATAACATAAGGGGAGCTTACATGGTGGTAGAGCACCTGCTTGACTTGGGGCACAGGCGGATTGCGTATATCGGAGGGCCCGAGAAACTGGAACCAAGCCGGGAACGGTTTGAGGGTTACCGCCTAGCGCTGGCAGCAAGAGGGGTAGATATAGATCCCTTATTAGTCCGGTATGGTAAGTTTAAAAAAGAAGATGGTTACCGAAATGCGTGCGTACTTCTTGAAGATCCGGCGCTGCGACCCACGGCCATTTTTGCTGCCAACGACATCTTGGCTCTTGGAGTTATTCAAGCGGCCAGAGACTTGGGTTTGCAGGTGCCTGAACAACTGTCCGTAGTAGGCTTTGATGATATTCCCTTTGTGTCTTACGGCGAGATCCGGTTGACTACGGTGGCTCAGCCTAAGTATGCTATGGGCGAGATGGCGGCAAAGATTCTTTTGGACGAGATACAGAACGCCAGCAAGCAACAGAAGAAACACGTTGTTTTACAACCGGAGTTGGTGATACGCAACAGCAGCGGTCCACCGCTCCAGTAG